In Xenorhabdus poinarii G6, the following are encoded in one genomic region:
- the mprA gene encoding transcriptional repressor MprA yields the protein MESSFTPTEELLNCRVAQQKSLPYQEILLTRLSMHVQSKLLENRNNMLKSQGINETLFMALMILDTKDSRSIQPSELSAALGSSRTNATRIADELEKQGWIERKESHNDRRCLYLHLTEKGSNFLNSLLPPQHECLVKLWSVFDLEEKKQLEKLMRKILSQLDNIEDCLSK from the coding sequence ATGGAAAGTTCATTCACTCCCACAGAAGAGTTACTTAATTGCCGTGTAGCACAGCAAAAGAGTTTACCCTACCAAGAGATTTTACTCACCCGCTTGTCTATGCATGTCCAGAGTAAACTGTTGGAAAATCGCAACAACATGCTGAAATCACAAGGAATCAATGAAACCTTGTTTATGGCGCTGATGATTCTGGATACCAAAGACAGTCGTAGTATTCAGCCATCAGAACTGAGTGCTGCATTGGGTTCTTCTCGTACAAATGCCACCCGGATTGCCGATGAATTAGAAAAGCAAGGTTGGATAGAGAGAAAGGAAAGTCATAACGATCGTCGTTGTCTCTATCTGCATCTCACAGAAAAAGGTTCAAATTTCTTGAACAGTTTACTTCCCCCCCAACATGAATGCCTGGTCAAGCTTTGGTCTGTATTTGATCTTGAGGAGAAAAAGCAATTAGAAAAATTGATGAGAAAAATCTTGAGTCAATTGGATAATATTGAGGATTGTTTGAGTAAGTGA
- the lipB gene encoding lipoyl(octanoyl) transferase LipB gives MKFPLQHNTIILRQLGIQPYEPVSDAMHQFTEQRTAETPDEIWLVQHESVFTQGQAGKAEHVLAPGHIPVVQSDRGGQVTYHGPGQQVMYVLIDLKRAKIGVRQLVTAIENTVIETLAHFGVEAYARPDAPGVYVAGNKICSLGLRIRKGCSFHGLALNIAMDLQPFLRINPCGYAGMQMIQLSEFVTGVTIEDVQPILVEKFCQILGFQLINE, from the coding sequence ATGAAATTCCCATTGCAACATAACACCATTATTTTACGCCAGTTAGGTATTCAGCCCTACGAGCCGGTTTCTGATGCTATGCACCAATTCACCGAGCAGCGTACTGCGGAAACACCTGATGAAATCTGGCTTGTCCAACATGAAAGCGTATTTACACAAGGTCAGGCTGGTAAAGCCGAGCATGTACTTGCACCGGGTCATATCCCTGTTGTTCAATCGGATAGGGGGGGACAAGTCACTTATCATGGCCCTGGGCAGCAGGTCATGTATGTTTTGATTGATTTGAAACGCGCGAAAATTGGGGTTCGTCAATTAGTCACGGCAATCGAAAATACGGTGATTGAAACGCTGGCGCATTTCGGGGTAGAAGCGTATGCCCGCCCAGATGCGCCTGGGGTTTATGTTGCGGGTAATAAAATCTGTTCTCTTGGTCTGCGTATCCGAAAAGGATGCTCTTTCCACGGTCTGGCACTGAATATTGCCATGGATTTACAACCCTTTCTGCGCATAAACCCGTGTGGTTATGCTGGAATGCAAATGATCCAACTCAGTGAGTTCGTCACTGGGGTGACGATTGAAGATGTACAACCCATTCTGGTAGAAAAATTCTGTCAGATCTTGGGATTTCAACTCATCAATGAATAA
- the proX gene encoding glycine betaine/L-proline ABC transporter substrate-binding protein ProX produces the protein MLGALLIVLMSISWSPAISATERPGKGITVQPLQSTISEETFQTLIVCKVLEKLGYDVKPIKEVDYNVAYASIAAGDSTFMAVNWVPLHNASYAAAGGDKVFYRKGNYVVNAVQGYLIDKKTADTYHITNIAQLKDPKLAKLFDSNGDGKADLTGCNPGWGCEQAINRHLTAYGLSDTVKQNQGNYAAMMADTIARYREGKPILYYTWTPYWVSDVLKPGKDVVWLQVPFSALGDGETIDTQLPNGRNYGFPPSVMHIVANKAWANKNPAAAELFAVMTLPIADISAQNQRMHSTKISDVDIERQAEGWIKSHPQTVERWLNAARKAAD, from the coding sequence ATGTTAGGTGCACTCCTAATCGTATTAATGAGCATTTCCTGGTCACCGGCGATATCGGCGACTGAGCGACCGGGGAAAGGGATCACGGTGCAACCGCTGCAAAGTACCATCAGTGAAGAAACGTTTCAGACTTTGATTGTTTGCAAGGTATTAGAAAAACTCGGCTATGATGTCAAACCGATTAAGGAGGTTGATTATAACGTCGCTTATGCTTCCATTGCTGCCGGAGATAGCACATTTATGGCGGTTAATTGGGTGCCACTCCATAATGCCTCATACGCTGCAGCAGGAGGAGATAAGGTATTCTATCGTAAGGGAAATTATGTCGTAAATGCCGTCCAGGGATATCTCATTGATAAAAAGACCGCAGACACATACCACATCACCAATATCGCCCAATTAAAAGATCCTAAGCTTGCCAAATTGTTTGATAGTAATGGCGATGGAAAAGCGGACTTAACCGGCTGCAATCCCGGATGGGGATGTGAACAGGCGATTAATCGTCACTTAACTGCTTATGGGTTAAGTGATACCGTGAAACAGAATCAGGGTAATTATGCAGCGATGATGGCTGATACAATTGCTCGTTACCGGGAAGGTAAGCCTATTCTCTACTACACTTGGACACCCTATTGGGTGAGTGATGTGCTAAAACCCGGAAAAGATGTCGTCTGGCTTCAAGTCCCCTTTTCTGCCCTCGGCGATGGAGAAACAATCGATACCCAATTGCCTAATGGTCGTAACTACGGTTTTCCTCCCAGTGTCATGCATATCGTGGCAAATAAAGCATGGGCGAATAAAAACCCGGCGGCTGCGGAACTGTTTGCCGTGATGACGCTACCGATTGCTGATATCAGCGCACAAAACCAACGTATGCATAGCACTAAAATTTCGGATGTTGACATTGAACGCCAGGCTGAAGGCTGGATCAAATCACACCCGCAAACAGTCGAACGCTGGTTAAACGCAGCCAGAAAAGCGGCTGATTAG
- the proV gene encoding glycine betaine/L-proline ABC transporter ATP-binding protein ProV: protein MTVKLEVNNLYKIFGDPPELAFELLASGLSKEQIFEKTGLTVGVQNVNLAIEEGEVFVIMGLSGSGKSTLVRLLNRLIEPTRGQVCIDGEDISTITETQLREVRRSKISMVFQSFALMPHLNILENTAFGMELAGIPKEERQQKAFETLKQVNLENYALSYPDALSGGMQQRIGLARALANNPDILLMDEAFSALDPLIRNEMQDELLRLQGEHQRTVVFISHDLDEAMRIGDRIAIMQGGIVVQVGTPEEILNHPANDYVKTFFRGVDISHVFSAKDIARRRPEALLHVAAGFGPRSALQVLDNEDRNYGYLIERGQKFIGVVSVNSLQHALTEKKSIEHALLKEPTAVAAETPLNELISTIAQSPCAVPVVDDGGRYLGVISKGILLQALDKETSHEQ, encoded by the coding sequence ATGACAGTTAAACTTGAAGTTAACAATCTCTATAAAATATTTGGCGATCCCCCTGAGCTAGCATTCGAATTATTAGCATCTGGCCTCAGCAAAGAGCAAATATTTGAGAAAACAGGTCTCACCGTCGGTGTTCAAAATGTTAATCTGGCCATTGAAGAAGGCGAGGTATTTGTGATCATGGGATTATCCGGTTCAGGTAAATCCACACTGGTACGCCTTCTCAATCGTCTGATAGAACCCACCAGAGGCCAGGTCTGCATCGACGGAGAAGATATTTCCACCATCACAGAAACTCAATTACGGGAGGTTCGTCGCAGTAAAATCAGTATGGTTTTCCAGTCATTTGCGCTGATGCCGCATTTAAATATTCTGGAAAATACGGCGTTTGGCATGGAGCTTGCCGGTATTCCAAAAGAAGAACGCCAGCAAAAAGCATTCGAGACGCTAAAACAGGTTAATCTGGAAAATTATGCCCTGTCATATCCCGATGCACTGTCCGGTGGTATGCAGCAACGTATCGGGTTAGCCAGGGCGTTGGCCAATAATCCCGATATTTTGTTAATGGATGAAGCCTTCTCAGCGCTCGATCCCCTCATCCGAAATGAAATGCAAGATGAATTATTACGTCTGCAAGGAGAACATCAACGTACCGTTGTATTTATCTCTCATGATTTGGATGAAGCCATGCGTATCGGTGATCGCATTGCCATTATGCAAGGCGGTATTGTGGTTCAGGTCGGTACACCGGAAGAGATCTTAAATCACCCCGCTAACGATTATGTCAAAACGTTCTTCCGTGGTGTGGATATCAGCCATGTCTTCTCGGCAAAAGATATTGCCCGCCGTCGTCCAGAAGCACTGCTTCATGTTGCCGCCGGCTTCGGCCCTCGCTCGGCACTGCAAGTGCTGGATAATGAGGATAGAAACTATGGCTATTTAATCGAAAGGGGCCAGAAGTTTATTGGTGTGGTGTCCGTCAATTCCCTGCAACACGCATTGACAGAAAAAAAATCCATCGAACATGCCCTATTGAAAGAACCCACTGCCGTTGCAGCCGAGACGCCTCTAAACGAATTGATATCTACCATCGCACAATCCCCTTGCGCGGTTCCTGTCGTCGATGACGGTGGCCGTTATTTAGGCGTCATTTCCAAAGGAATATTGCTACAGGCTTTAGATAAGGAGACTTCCCATGAACAATGA
- the ybeD gene encoding DUF493 family protein YbeD yields the protein MKTKLNELLEFPCSFTYKVMGLAQPELVDHVVEVVQRHAPGDYSPVVKPSSKGNYHSVSITINATHIEQVETLYEELGALELVRVVL from the coding sequence ATGAAAACCAAATTAAATGAACTACTTGAATTCCCCTGCTCATTCACCTACAAAGTGATGGGATTGGCTCAGCCTGAGTTGGTGGATCACGTTGTTGAAGTAGTTCAACGCCATGCACCGGGCGATTACTCCCCTGTAGTTAAGCCAAGCAGCAAAGGGAATTACCACTCAGTCTCCATCACCATTAATGCGACACACATTGAACAAGTTGAAACGCTGTATGAAGAATTGGGCGCACTGGAGCTGGTACGCGTCGTACTGTAA
- a CDS encoding TrkH family potassium uptake protein gives MVKKNQLLIVGHLCSFLVLLYSLSMLLPIFVALFYKEKSIFAFFETFLIGFVTGGIGWYFTRKTKAHPSTQDGFLIIVLFWLLFSLLSALPFVLDENLDINLVDAVFEGVSGITTTGATVLNNVSALPKSVLYYRAQLNFIGGLGVIVLAVAILPLLGIGGAKLYQSEMPGPFKEERLTPRLADSAKSLWVVYLLLGGLCSVSFAAAGMSWFDAICHGISTVSLGGFSTRNESLGYYDSAAIEMVGGIFSILSAVNFTLYFVALTRRSLKPLLKNAELRFFLLVLTVIILTTWLELYRSGMYGIKDAFVHGFFMTSSVMTDNGLSTSDYAQWPPHTILLLLAVSFFGGCVGSTCGGIKALRFMILTKQSVNEITQLIHPNSISTIKIGKSVVQERVLRSVWGFFFLYIFFSCFFIWALNLLGYDLVTSFATVAACINNMGIGYGATAQSFGDLDPIAKWMMCAAMLLGRLEIYPILILCSKAFWRF, from the coding sequence ATGGTCAAAAAAAACCAACTCTTGATTGTCGGGCATCTTTGTAGTTTTTTGGTGCTCCTCTACAGCCTCTCTATGTTGCTGCCTATTTTTGTGGCTTTGTTTTATAAAGAAAAAAGTATTTTTGCTTTTTTTGAGACGTTTCTCATTGGATTTGTTACAGGAGGCATTGGTTGGTACTTTACCCGTAAAACGAAAGCCCATCCCAGTACGCAGGATGGGTTTCTTATCATTGTACTATTCTGGCTATTGTTCTCATTGCTCAGTGCCTTGCCTTTTGTGCTTGATGAAAATTTAGACATTAATTTGGTGGATGCGGTGTTTGAAGGGGTATCCGGTATTACGACCACTGGCGCCACCGTATTAAATAATGTCTCAGCGTTACCCAAATCTGTGCTCTATTATCGTGCTCAGCTCAATTTTATCGGTGGATTAGGTGTTATCGTCCTTGCCGTGGCTATCTTACCTTTACTGGGGATTGGTGGTGCCAAACTTTATCAATCAGAAATGCCCGGTCCCTTCAAAGAAGAACGGCTGACGCCACGCCTTGCGGACAGTGCTAAAAGTCTGTGGGTCGTGTATCTGTTGTTGGGCGGATTATGCTCGGTCAGTTTTGCGGCTGCAGGTATGTCGTGGTTTGATGCGATCTGTCACGGGATCTCAACTGTTTCCCTGGGGGGATTTTCGACCCGTAATGAAAGCCTTGGTTATTACGATAGCGCTGCGATTGAGATGGTGGGGGGGATTTTTTCAATACTGTCGGCAGTCAACTTTACACTCTATTTTGTTGCCTTGACGCGCAGGAGCTTAAAACCGCTGTTAAAAAATGCGGAACTGCGATTTTTTCTACTGGTACTGACCGTGATCATTCTCACGACTTGGCTGGAATTATACCGTTCAGGCATGTATGGCATAAAAGACGCATTTGTGCATGGTTTTTTCATGACCAGTTCTGTCATGACGGATAATGGTTTGTCGACCTCTGATTATGCACAATGGCCTCCCCATACCATCTTATTGTTGTTGGCAGTGAGTTTTTTTGGTGGCTGCGTGGGATCGACTTGTGGTGGTATCAAAGCGCTTCGTTTTATGATCCTGACAAAACAGAGCGTCAATGAAATTACCCAACTTATTCATCCAAACTCTATCTCAACAATAAAAATTGGCAAATCTGTTGTTCAGGAAAGGGTGCTGCGTTCTGTCTGGGGATTTTTTTTCCTTTATATCTTTTTTAGTTGTTTCTTTATCTGGGCGCTGAATTTGCTCGGTTATGATTTAGTGACCTCATTTGCCACCGTGGCGGCTTGTATCAATAACATGGGGATAGGGTATGGCGCTACGGCACAAAGTTTCGGTGATCTTGATCCGATAGCCAAATGGATGATGTGTGCAGCTATGTTATTGGGAAGGTTGGAAATTTACCCGATACTTATTTTGTGCTCAAAAGCATTCTGGCGTTTTTAA
- the crcB gene encoding fluoride efflux transporter CrcB produces MINIIFAVFIGGGLGSVLRWFISLRLNTLASPIAVGTLTANCIGAFIIGLALAYFNKATHLDPVWKWMLTTGFCGGLTTFSTFSAEVVYLLQAGKIEWALFGMLVNVSASLLMTACAFMIMNKL; encoded by the coding sequence ATGATAAATATTATATTTGCGGTATTCATCGGTGGTGGCCTGGGTAGCGTACTACGCTGGTTCATTAGTCTCCGCCTGAATACGCTTGCTTCTCCCATCGCCGTTGGTACGCTAACGGCCAATTGTATTGGCGCATTCATCATTGGATTAGCGCTGGCCTATTTTAACAAAGCCACACATCTCGATCCGGTTTGGAAATGGATGCTAACGACCGGTTTTTGTGGTGGGCTAACCACCTTTTCCACGTTTTCCGCTGAAGTCGTTTATTTATTACAGGCCGGAAAAATAGAATGGGCACTGTTCGGCATGCTGGTAAATGTCAGTGCGTCATTGTTGATGACCGCCTGTGCTTTTATGATAATGAACAAACTGTAA
- the proW gene encoding glycine betaine/L-proline ABC transporter permease ProW, translated as MNNDSSHTVTDFDTHSDPWMENATASSSSNSDWLNTSATHMPPDHFNLMSPFQHKLIPFDSWVSHLVDWTVVHFRPVFQMIRVPVDFTLNGFEQFLTTLPPPVTILFFALLAWQLAGAGIGVFTLILLIVIGAIGAWAEAMVTMSLVLTALLFCIIIGLPLGIGLARHERLAKIVRPLLDAMQTTPAFVYLIPIVMLFGIGNVPGVIVTIIFALPPIIRLTILGIKQVPSDLIEAARSFGASPRQMLFKVQLPLAMPTIMAGVNQTLMLALSMVVIASMIAVGGLGQMVLRGIGRLDIGLASIGGTGIVILAIILDRLTQSVGKNHRTRERRWYHAGPIGLLSLLFFAFFPIRKKTTAPNNATPHHANKNDTSNTVSDLTTKGGNCHGHNHLMQQDHK; from the coding sequence ATGAACAATGACTCTTCCCATACAGTCACTGATTTCGATACCCACAGTGATCCCTGGATGGAGAATGCCACTGCATCGTCCTCATCAAACAGCGACTGGCTGAATACATCGGCAACCCATATGCCACCAGACCATTTTAATCTCATGTCACCTTTTCAGCACAAACTCATTCCGTTTGATTCCTGGGTTAGCCATCTCGTTGATTGGACTGTTGTACATTTCCGCCCGGTCTTCCAAATGATCCGTGTCCCTGTCGATTTTACCCTCAACGGTTTTGAGCAATTCCTGACAACCTTGCCGCCGCCCGTCACTATTTTGTTTTTTGCCTTGCTGGCCTGGCAACTTGCTGGTGCAGGCATAGGCGTGTTCACGTTAATTTTATTGATCGTCATCGGCGCAATTGGTGCGTGGGCAGAAGCGATGGTAACGATGTCTCTTGTGCTAACGGCCTTACTGTTCTGCATTATCATAGGGCTTCCTTTGGGGATCGGTCTGGCTCGCCATGAACGGCTAGCCAAAATTGTTCGTCCCTTGCTGGATGCGATGCAAACCACACCCGCGTTTGTTTATCTCATTCCTATCGTCATGCTGTTTGGCATAGGTAATGTCCCCGGTGTGATAGTCACCATCATTTTTGCTTTACCCCCTATCATCCGTCTGACGATTTTGGGGATTAAACAAGTGCCATCAGATTTAATTGAGGCAGCCCGATCATTTGGAGCAAGCCCACGGCAAATGTTGTTCAAAGTTCAACTGCCGCTGGCAATGCCGACAATCATGGCTGGTGTAAATCAAACATTAATGTTAGCGCTTTCCATGGTGGTCATTGCCTCCATGATTGCGGTGGGCGGCTTAGGGCAGATGGTGTTGCGCGGTATCGGCCGTCTTGATATAGGATTGGCATCCATTGGCGGCACAGGAATTGTGATTTTGGCCATCATCCTCGATCGCCTGACCCAATCGGTGGGGAAAAATCATCGCACCAGAGAAAGGCGTTGGTATCACGCCGGGCCAATTGGATTGCTGAGCCTGCTTTTTTTCGCATTTTTCCCAATCAGAAAAAAAACCACTGCCCCAAACAACGCCACTCCCCATCATGCCAATAAAAACGATACATCAAATACAGTATCCGATCTGACTACGAAAGGAGGAAACTGCCATGGGCATAATCACCTTATGCAACAAGATCACAAATAA
- the dacA gene encoding D-alanyl-D-alanine carboxypeptidase DacA yields the protein MKYIVTSRFIKNSALGIALAASVSTFANADDNFKTMIPGVPELDSEAYILIDYNSGKILAEKNADIRRDPASLTKMMTSYVIGQAVKSGKISQNDIVTVGKDAWATGNPVFKGSSLMFLKPGDQVSVAMLSRGINLQSGNDACVAMADYVAGSQDAFVSLMNQYVQSLGLKNTHFQTVHGLDAHDQYSTAHDMALIGQALIRDVPDEYAIYKEKEFTYNNIRQPNRNGLLWDKSLNVDGIKTGHTSGAGYNLVASATEGNMRLISAVMGSLTFKGRETDSKKLLTWGFRFFETVSPLQVGKEFASEPIWFGDADTVQLGVDKNVYLTIPRGRLKDLKASYVLNNAELHAPLAKNQVVGTINFQLDGKTIEQRPLVVMQEVKEGGFFSRIVDYIRLMFHHWFG from the coding sequence ATGAAATACATAGTTACTTCCCGTTTTATCAAAAACTCCGCCTTAGGCATTGCGCTGGCCGCCAGTGTCTCCACGTTCGCCAACGCAGATGATAATTTCAAAACCATGATCCCTGGGGTACCAGAACTGGATTCAGAAGCCTATATTCTGATTGATTACAATTCAGGAAAAATACTGGCGGAAAAGAATGCGGATATCCGCCGCGATCCAGCCAGTCTGACCAAAATGATGACCAGCTATGTCATTGGCCAAGCGGTTAAATCAGGAAAAATTAGTCAGAATGATATTGTGACCGTCGGTAAAGACGCCTGGGCAACCGGTAACCCGGTGTTTAAAGGTTCATCTTTAATGTTCTTAAAACCGGGTGACCAAGTTTCTGTTGCTATGCTCTCCCGTGGCATTAATCTGCAATCAGGCAACGATGCTTGTGTTGCCATGGCCGATTATGTGGCGGGCAGCCAAGATGCCTTCGTCAGCTTAATGAATCAATATGTGCAAAGTCTGGGGCTGAAAAACACTCATTTCCAGACTGTTCATGGTCTTGATGCTCACGACCAATACAGCACCGCCCATGATATGGCATTGATTGGTCAGGCACTCATCCGTGATGTGCCGGACGAATATGCTATCTACAAAGAAAAAGAGTTTACTTACAACAACATTCGCCAACCTAACCGTAATGGTTTGCTATGGGATAAGAGCCTGAATGTTGATGGTATTAAAACAGGACACACCAGCGGTGCAGGCTATAACCTTGTTGCTTCTGCTACCGAAGGGAATATGCGCCTGATTTCTGCCGTCATGGGAAGCCTCACCTTCAAGGGACGTGAAACCGATAGCAAAAAATTGCTCACATGGGGATTTCGTTTCTTCGAAACAGTTTCACCTCTGCAAGTCGGTAAAGAATTTGCCTCAGAACCCATTTGGTTCGGTGATGCCGATACCGTCCAACTGGGCGTTGACAAAAATGTTTATCTGACGATCCCCCGTGGCCGTTTGAAAGATCTGAAAGCCAGCTATGTATTGAACAATGCCGAACTGCACGCTCCGCTTGCTAAAAACCAAGTTGTCGGCACTATCAATTTCCAGCTTGATGGTAAAACCATTGAACAACGTCCATTGGTCGTCATGCAAGAAGTTAAAGAAGGTGGCTTTTTCAGCCGCATCGTTGACTATATCCGGCTGATGTTCCATCACTGGTTCGGTTAA
- the lipA gene encoding lipoyl synthase, which yields MSKPIQMERGVKYRDADKMALIPVKTIATEREALLRKPEWMKIKLPADSSRIQGIKAAMRKNGLHSVCEEASCPNLAECFNHGTATFMILGAICTRRCPFCDVAHGRPNAPDANEPLKLAQTIQDMGLRYVVITSVDRDDLRDGGAQHFADCITSIREKNPSIRIETLVPDFRGRMDRALEILTATPPDVFNHNLENVPRVYRQVRPGANYHWSLKLLEKFKEVHPDIPTKSGLMVGLGETNEEILDVMRDLRSHGVTMLTLGQYLQPSRHHLPVQRYVSPAEFEEMKEAALAMGFTHAACGPFVRSSYHADLQAKGIEVK from the coding sequence ATGAGTAAACCAATTCAGATGGAACGTGGTGTCAAATACCGCGACGCAGACAAGATGGCTTTGATCCCTGTGAAGACAATCGCCACAGAACGTGAAGCACTCTTGCGTAAACCTGAGTGGATGAAAATCAAGCTTCCCGCAGATTCCAGCCGCATTCAGGGTATCAAAGCTGCAATGCGTAAGAATGGATTGCACTCCGTCTGTGAAGAAGCCTCCTGCCCTAACCTTGCTGAATGTTTTAACCACGGTACCGCCACTTTTATGATCCTTGGCGCCATTTGTACCCGTCGCTGCCCGTTCTGTGACGTCGCCCATGGCCGCCCAAATGCCCCTGATGCCAATGAACCGCTCAAACTCGCACAGACTATCCAGGATATGGGGCTGCGTTATGTCGTGATTACCTCTGTTGACCGTGACGACTTACGTGATGGTGGTGCTCAGCATTTTGCTGACTGTATTACCTCTATTCGTGAAAAGAACCCATCAATTAGGATCGAAACGTTGGTGCCGGACTTCCGCGGTCGCATGGATCGTGCGCTGGAAATTCTGACCGCAACCCCCCCTGATGTGTTCAATCACAATCTGGAAAACGTGCCGCGGGTTTATCGTCAAGTACGTCCGGGAGCAAACTACCATTGGTCTTTAAAACTGCTGGAAAAATTCAAAGAAGTGCATCCAGATATCCCTACTAAATCGGGCTTAATGGTGGGATTGGGTGAAACTAACGAAGAAATTTTGGACGTCATGCGGGATTTGCGTAGTCATGGGGTCACCATGCTGACCCTGGGGCAATATTTACAACCTAGCCGTCACCATCTGCCCGTACAACGTTACGTCAGCCCGGCGGAATTTGAAGAGATGAAGGAAGCTGCCTTAGCAATGGGCTTTACCCATGCGGCTTGTGGCCCGTTTGTTCGTTCTTCTTATCACGCAGATTTGCAAGCTAAAGGCATAGAAGTCAAATAA
- the rlpA gene encoding endolytic peptidoglycan transglycosylase RlpA, with translation MRQQWLTIGLLAVLLSGCNLTGNNQAPSLPPVPTRDVLGAEPRYEPYHPRVNQDYQRDGQTYHIVQDPANFTQTGYASWFGEESNGKLTAIGEQVSPYTLTAAHPTLPIPSYIRVTNLSNGRMMIVRVNDRGPYHQPGKIIELSRAAAERLNLMPQSKVKLDGILISPDGSLSGLGTVGSSIIKRSFALPDRPKIMGIQPSSPASPPESSASSLPESTNGYRLQVGAISVEEKAKAWLQSLSQRFHVPGHITQFGHVYRIQLGPFNNRQQALELQKTLMDQMQQSSFIVAP, from the coding sequence ATGCGTCAACAGTGGCTTACCATTGGCCTTCTGGCCGTACTGCTATCAGGCTGTAACCTAACAGGCAACAACCAGGCACCTTCTCTTCCCCCCGTTCCAACCCGCGATGTTTTGGGGGCAGAGCCTCGATATGAGCCTTACCATCCACGCGTCAACCAGGATTATCAGCGGGACGGGCAAACGTATCATATCGTGCAGGATCCTGCTAACTTTACCCAAACAGGTTATGCTAGCTGGTTTGGTGAAGAGTCCAATGGAAAACTGACGGCCATTGGGGAACAAGTCAGCCCCTATACTTTAACCGCAGCACACCCAACATTGCCTATTCCAAGTTACATTCGTGTTACCAATTTAAGTAATGGACGCATGATGATTGTCAGAGTCAATGATCGGGGGCCTTATCATCAACCAGGGAAAATCATTGAATTATCTCGTGCGGCAGCGGAACGTCTGAATTTGATGCCGCAAAGCAAAGTGAAATTAGACGGAATTCTGATTTCACCTGATGGCTCACTTTCCGGTTTAGGCACCGTCGGCTCCTCGATTATTAAGCGGAGTTTTGCTTTGCCTGACCGACCAAAAATTATGGGTATTCAACCATCTTCGCCTGCTTCCCCGCCGGAAAGTTCTGCATCATCACTCCCTGAATCAACAAACGGTTATCGGCTACAAGTGGGGGCGATAAGCGTTGAAGAAAAAGCCAAAGCGTGGCTACAGTCGTTGAGTCAGCGCTTTCATGTCCCAGGGCATATCACCCAATTTGGTCACGTCTATCGCATCCAGTTGGGACCATTCAATAACCGCCAGCAAGCGCTAGAACTACAAAAAACATTAATGGATCAAATGCAGCAATCCTCTTTTATCGTTGCGCCCTGA
- a CDS encoding methylated-DNA--[protein]-cysteine S-methyltransferase: MYHHYLNTPDGFPKPYVHISADDEGVTSIYFVSEKKALESKSVITQQCAKELQEYFKGKRVLFTVPLNIQGTEFQKRVWQQLCRIPYGEMWSYKQLALTLGSANYCRAVGMANSRNPISLIVPCHRVIGHDGKLVGYTGGLDIKGWLLEHEKNRKVKSKQN, from the coding sequence ATGTATCATCATTACCTGAATACTCCAGACGGTTTTCCCAAGCCTTATGTACATATCAGTGCGGACGATGAAGGCGTTACCAGCATCTATTTCGTCAGCGAAAAGAAAGCATTAGAATCAAAAAGTGTGATTACTCAGCAGTGTGCAAAAGAATTGCAGGAATATTTCAAAGGGAAGAGAGTCCTGTTCACCGTTCCTTTAAATATCCAGGGAACTGAATTCCAAAAACGCGTTTGGCAGCAGCTTTGTCGCATCCCTTATGGCGAAATGTGGAGCTATAAACAATTGGCACTCACGTTAGGATCCGCCAATTATTGCCGTGCTGTCGGGATGGCTAATTCACGCAATCCTATTTCATTGATTGTGCCTTGTCATCGAGTGATTGGGCATGATGGTAAATTGGTTGGCTATACCGGCGGACTGGATATCAAAGGGTGGCTACTGGAGCATGAAAAAAACAGAAAAGTGAAAAGTAAACAGAATTGA
- the cspE gene encoding transcription antiterminator/RNA stability regulator CspE: MSKVKGNVKWFNESKGFGFITPEDGSKDVFVHFSAIQTNGFKTLAEGQKVEFDIAEGEKGPSAANVVAI, from the coding sequence ATGTCAAAAGTTAAAGGTAACGTTAAGTGGTTTAATGAATCCAAAGGATTCGGTTTTATCACGCCAGAAGATGGTAGCAAAGATGTTTTTGTACACTTTTCCGCCATTCAAACTAACGGATTCAAGACGCTGGCTGAAGGCCAAAAAGTAGAGTTTGATATTGCTGAGGGTGAGAAAGGTCCATCTGCTGCGAACGTTGTCGCAATCTAA